In Toxotes jaculatrix isolate fToxJac2 chromosome 12, fToxJac2.pri, whole genome shotgun sequence, the following are encoded in one genomic region:
- the myo18aa gene encoding unconventional myosin-XVIIIa isoform X1 has product MAYKSRFSFWEQKVKVENKPDSDVDSSQPQAVTKPGLDTGSGPQSTASTAEASNSNVTMGGGDTPGEEQSSSGKRVVRVVRRVVRRVVPAGTEEQTQPAVPESAKTVLKTTKAAGEDKDDISMGLTSLMGRGRTKEHRPRTRTQDRKEDMKEEVKQEEEKGKVEEEEEKPTLEKTEEDTSTSVPSTSAPNPAPPKSNPLTPPAGFIPPPKPDILAPPAGFIPVSKPNLLIPPPGFIPARKSSPVPPKQNPLARPPGFIPMPKTDPLAPPAGFIPKPRTVVVKKPEVKETSCPPVALNGKPSPVALSQAQSAPNEQVPGLIPSEEDYKRVKRIFTVSGNDSKPVEDPVAILQAAHSAAAKGKTEEQITAEQAWYNTEKVWLVHKDGFSLATLLKTEAGSLPEGKVKIRLESDGSLLDVDEDDVEKANPPMFDRVEDLASLQYLNESSVMHSLRQRYGGNLVHTHAGPNMVVINPISAPSMYSEKVMQMFKGCRREDTAPHIYSMAQAAYRNLLTTRQDQSIVLLGKSGSGKTTNCQHIIQYLVTVAGSTNKSFSTEKWQAVYTVLEAFGNASTCMNGNASRFSHIVSLDFDQAGLVTSASIQTMLLEKTRVTRRPEGESTFNVFYYLMAGGDSSLRTELHLNHFAENNAFGIMPQTKTEDKQRASQQFSKLQAAMKVLGISGDEQRAFWLVLGAIYHLGAAGATKAGRKQFARHEWAQKAAYLLGCTLEELSSSIFKHQAKGTLPRASTIRQVSDENGTADAGSKATAMECLEAIASGLYSELFTILISLINRALKSSQHSLCSLLIVDTPGFQNPRLAKRECGATFEDLCHNYTQERLQTLFYQRTFVQELERYKEENIELALDDTEPSTSLSVAVVDQASSQALVRTVRTDEARGLLWLMEEEALQPGGSEETLLGRLFSYYGPAEGESKGHTFLLKSEKDNHFLLGHSHGTDWVEYDVCGWLNYAKQNPASTNATSLLQDSQKKIISSLFMSRAGGATVLSGSIAGLEGVSQLSLRRATSMRKTFTTGVAAIKKKSLCIQIKLQVDALLDMVRRSRIHFVHCILPKADALKALSGSLYKGGECEIQGESGDPSLMQLDVALLRAQLRGSKLLDALRIHRQGYPDHLVFSEFRRRFDVLAPHLTKKHGRNYIVKDERRAVEELLESLDLEKSSYHMGLSRLFFRAGTLAKLEEQRDEQTKRNLTLFQAACRGYLARQAFKKRKIQDLAIRCIQKNIKKNRGVKDWPWWKLFTTVQPLIKVQLSEEQMRSKDEEMQQLKSKLERVEKERNELRLNTDRLESRIADLLAELADERSTSESASQLLETETAERLHLEKDMKDLQAKFDAMKKQLESQEMEVMEARLMKTSELNGEMDDDDDAGGEWRIKYNRAIREMDFTKKKLQQDFDDKLETEQQSKRHLERRLADLQTDNEDVQRSVQQLKKKCQKLTAELQDTKLHLEGLQSRNHDLEKKQRKFDLEQNQAQSEVQRERSQREKLAREKDIMTGEMFNLRQQLQDKDSELCAANIKVQQLEAELQDLSSQESKDEASLAKVKKQLRDLEAKVKDQEEELDEQAGNIQMLEQAKLRLEMEMERQRQTHSKEIESKDDEVEEIRRSCSKKLKQMEVQLEEEYEDKQKVLRERRELETKLLNAQDQVSQRDVETEKRLRKDLKRTKVLLADAQIMLDHLKSNAPSKREIAQLKNQLEESEFTCAAAVKARKSMEIEIEDLHIQMEDIGKAKMSLEEQVSRLQREKNDLQSRMEEDQEDMNELMKKHKAAVAQSARDLSQITDLQAQLEEATKEKQEIQEKLHSLQSQLEFQEQSMVEKSLVSRQEAKIRELETKLEYERTQIKRLESLVGRLKENLEKMTEERNQHIAAENREKEQNKRMQRQIRDTKEEMAELSKKEGEASRKKHELEMDIESLEAANQSLQVDLKLAFKRIGDLQAAIEDEMESDDNDDLINSLQDMVTKYQKRKNKTGDETETDSEVEDRVDGVKSWLSKNKGSTKTLSDEGSLKSTRYSANADVKEVKEGKEKMNDSSKDGKEVEQSRSVSVMSSLSYRKRSNLKDSIGGTGDESSLFSTLKEQPDMPDHASIRKAKSKSGELQEDWKRSQTQEDLDDKGSVISLAYSEATSRARKGLESRWTSRSSPEFDKESMVSSVAPSRMSTRRGMLDMDDDNKSTISSVSRSSPRSLRRSTSWKDDRRSSSRLSLAHSCGLSEFGLHVDDDDDDDDDDGKSAAFSEGGTSSYSPRSLSRSFSTPAQPRPSDGNHTDISEIKTVTHRNYLDPDLEAAINEVLSFKPIKFKRSKLDESSEEEDEKKAPGSEDSRRRGEDEGLGCSTSSLTRSASGSALDYSNRPSSTLSTSSSRSRKDKKSKVSPSDDSSSSDDRHNRKSSSKKKKGKKSKKKSNKKQSESEDSSSSSESSDSSSSDSTISYRSSSSVKRGPKAPSDDDEKELAGRGPSSKKESKKKQKKMDSLVMKYLYRPDSD; this is encoded by the exons CAGAATCCCCTTGCACGACCTCCAGGATTCATCCCCATGCCAAAGACAGACCCCCTGGCTCCTCCTGCAGGGTTCATCCCAAAGCCTCGCACAGTTGTTGTAAAGAAACCAGAG GTAAAGGAGACATCTTGTCCCCCTGTGGCCCTCAATGGTAAGCCATCCCCTGTTGCACTGTCCCAGGCCCAGTCTGCACCGAAcgaacag GTCCCAGGGCTGATTCCCTCTGAGGAAGATTACAAGCGTGTGAAGAGGATCTTCACTGTCAGTGGCAATGAT TCCAAGCCTGTTGAAGACCCTGTGGCCATCCTTCAGGCAGCACACTCAGCTGCAGCTAAG gGAAAGACCGAGGAGCAGATAACAGCAGAGCAAGCCTGGTATAACACGGAGAAAGTATGGCTTGTCCACAAGGATGGATTTTCCTTGG CAACTCTCCTGAAGACAGAGGCAGGCAGTCTGCCAGAGGGGAAGGTGAAAATCCGCCTGGAAAGTGATGGCTCTTTATTGGATGTGGATGAAGACGATGTAGAGAAG GCAAACCCTCCGATGTTTGACCGAGTGGAGGACCTGGCCTCTCTGCAGTATTTGAATGAGTCCAGCGTGATGCACTCCCTCCGGCAGCGGTACGGCGGTAACCTGGTACATACCCACGCTGGGCCGAACATGGTGGTCATTAACCCCATTAGCGCCCCCTCAATGTACTCTGAGAAG GTGATGCAAATGTTCAAGGGCTGCCGAAGGGAGGATACTGCCCCTCACATTTACAGCATGGCTCAGGCTGCATATAGAAACCTCCTGACAACGCGCCAGGATCAGTCCATTGTCTTGCTGGGCAAGAGTGGCAGTGGCAAGACCACCAACTGTCAACACATCATCCAGTATCTTGTTACCGTGGCTGGCAGCACCAACAAAAGCTTTTCCA CGGAGAAATGGCAGGCAGTCTACACAGTTTTGGAGGCATTTGGAAATGCCTCTACCTGCATGAATGGGAATGCTAGTCGCTTCTCCCATATTGTTTCCTTGGACTTTGACCAGGCGGGCCTGGTGACCTCAGCCTCCATCCAg ACCATGCTTCTGGAGAAGACGAGAGTGACAAGAAGACCAGAGGGAGAGTCCACTTTTAATGTCTTTTACTATCTGATGGCTGGAGGAGACAGCTCTCTTAG AACTGAGCTGCACCTCAACCACTTTGCTGAAAACAATGCATTTGGAATCATGCCTCAGACAAAG ACTGAGGATAAGCAGCGGGCCTCCCAGCAGTTTTCCAAGCTGCAAGCTGCCATGAAGGTTCTGGGGATCAGTGGTGATGAGCAGAGGGCCTTCTGGCTTGTCCTCGGGGCCATTTACCATCttggagctgcaggagctacTAAGG CTGGCAGGAAACAATTTGCTCGTCATGAGTGGGCCCAGAAGGCAGCCTACCTGCTGGGATGCACCCTGGAggagctctcctcctccatcttcaaGCACCAGGCCAAGGGCACCCTGCCCAGAGCTAGCACCATCCGCCAGGTTTCTGACGAAAATGGCACAGCAGATGCAG GATCCAAGGCTACAGCCATGGAGTGTTTAGAGGCCATAGCATCTGGACTTTACTCTGAACTCTTCACCATCCTCATTTCTTTAATAAACCG GGCCTTGAAATCCAGCCAGCACTCCCTGTGCTCTCTGCTCATTGTGGACACACCAGGCTTTCAAAACCCCAGGCTGGCTAAGCGCGAGTGCGGCGCAACCTTTGAGGACCTCTGCCACAACTACACGCAAGAACGTCTTCAGACCCTCTTCTACCAGCGTACCTTTGTTCAGGAGTTGGAAAGATACAAAGAG GAGAACATAGAGCTTGCTTTAGATGACACAGAGCCCAgcacatctctctctgtggctgtggtAGACCAAGCCTCGAGCCAAGCACTG GTACGGACAGTTCGAACAGATGAGGCACGGGGCCTGTTGTggctgatggaggaggaggcacTGCAGCCTGGGGGATCAGAGGAAACTCTATTGGGACGTCTCTTTAGCTACTATGGACCTGCTGAGGGCGAGAGTAAAG GTCACACTTTCCTcttgaaaagtgaaaaggatAACCATTTCCTGCTGGGGCACAGTCATGGAACAGACTGGGTGGAGTATGATGTCTGCGGGTGGCTGAACTACGCCAAGCAGAATCCTGCCTCTACCAATGCTACGAGCCTCCTGCAGGACTCCCAGAA GAAGATCATCAGCTCACTGTTCATGAGCCGGGCAGGTGGAGCCACTGTTTTGTCCGGTTCCATTGCGGGCCTTGAAGGTGTTTCCCAGCTTTCCTTGCGGCGGGCCACTAGCATGAGAAAGACCTTCACCACAGGGGTGGCTGCTATTAAGAAGAAATCCTTGTGCATCCAGATAAAGCTTCAAGTG GATGCTCTCCTTGACATGGTGCGGAGGTCCAGGATTCACTTTGTTCACTGCATATTGCCCAAAGCAGACGCCCTCAAGGCTCTGAGTGGATCCCTGTACAAAGGAGGGGAATGTGAGATTCAAGGGGAGAGCGGGGATCCCAGCTTAATGCAGCTAGATGTAGCCTTGCTCCGTGCTCAGCTGCGTGGCTCCAAGCTGCTTGATGCTCTCCGGATCCACAGGCAAG GTTACCCTGATCACTTGGTGTTCTCAGAGTTTCGACGGCGCTTCGATGTGCTGGCACCGCACCTCACCAAGAAGCACGGGAGGAATTACATAGTGAAGGACGAGAGGAGA GCTGTGGAGGAGCTACTGGAGTCCTTGGATTTGGAGAAGAGCAGCTACCACATGGGTCTAAGCAGG tTGTTCTTCAGAGCTGGCACTTTGGCTAAGCTGGAGGAACAGAGGGATGAGCAGACCAAGCGTAATCTAACCCTGTTCCAAGCTGCCTGCAGAGGCTACCTGGCACGGCAAGCCTTCAAGAAAAGAAAG ATTCAGGACCTTGCAATCCGCTGCATCCAGAAAAACATCAAGAAGAACCGTGGTGTGAAGGACTGGCCATGGTGGAAGCTCTTCACCACGGTCCAGCCCCTTATTAAGGTCCAGCTTTCCGAGGAGCAGATGAGAAGCAAAGAT GAGGAGatgcagcagctgaaatcaAAGTTGGAGAGGGTGGAGAAAGAGCGAAATGAGCTGAGACTGAACACGGATCGATTGGAGAGCAGG ATTGCAGACTTGTTGGCAGAGCTTGCTGATGAGAGGAGCACAAGTGAGTCAGCATCCCAGTTACTGGAGACTGAGACTGCAGAGAGACTCCATCTGGAGAAGGACATGAAGGACCTAcag GCTAAATTCGATGCCATGAAGAAACAATTAGAATCACAGGAGATGGAGGTGATGGAAGCTCGActcatgaaaacatcagagcTCAACGGGgagatggatgatgatgatgatgctg GAGGCGAGTGGCGGATAAAATACAACCGAGCCATTCGTGAAATGGACTTCACCAAAAAGAAACTCCAGCAGGACTTTGATGACAAgctggagacagagcagcagagcaaaaGACACCTTGAAAGAAGG CTGGCTGATTTGCAGACGGATAATGAGGATGTGCAGcgctctgtgcagcagctgaagaagaagTGCCAGAAACTGACGGCAGAGCTGCAGGACACCAAGCTTCACCTGGAGGGACTACAGAGCCGCAACCATGATCtggagaagaaacagaggaa ATTTGACCTGGAGCAGAACCAGGCTCAGTCTGAGGTACAAAGAGAAAGGAGCCAGAGGGAGAAGCTGGCTCGAGAGAAAGACATAATGACTGGTGAGATGTTTAACCTCCGCCAACAGCTGCAG GACAAGGACAGTGAATTGTGCGCTGCAAATATAAaggtgcagcagctggaggcagagctACAGGATCTGTCCTCCCAGGAATCCAAGGATGAAGCTTCTCTGGCCAAGGTCAAGAAGCAGCTTCGTGACCTTGAGGCTAAGGTGAAagaccaggaggaggagctggacgAACAGGCTGGAAACATCCAGATGCTGGAGCAG GCAAAGCTGCGGCTTGAGATGGAGATGGAAAGACAGCGGCAGACCCACTCTAAAGAGATTGAGAGTAAGGATGACGAGGTAGAGGAGATCAGGCGGTCCTGCAGTAAGAAG ctgaaacagatggaggtacagctggaggaggagtaTGAAGACAAGCAGAAAGTGTTGCGCGAGAGAAGAGAGCTGGAGACCAAACTGCTGAACGCCCAGGACCAG GTGAGCCAGAGGGATGTGGAGACGGAGAAGAGGCTCAGGAAAGACCTGAAGAGAACCAAAGTCCTCCTGGCTGATGCACAGATTATGCTGGACCACCTGAAGAGTAACGCCCCCAGCAAGAGAGAGATCGCCCAGCTCAAAAATCAA CTGGAGGAGTCAGAGTTCACTTGCGCGGCAGCAGTGAAGGCTCGAAAGAGCATGGAGATCGAAATAGAGGACTTGCATATCCAAATGGAGGACATAGGCAAAGCTAAGATGTCG TTGGAGGAGCAGGTCAGccgtctgcagagagagaagaatgacCTGCAGTCTCGTATGGAGGAGGATCAGGAAGACATGAATGAgctgatgaaaaaacacaaggcCGCAGTCGCCCAG TCTGCCAGGGACTTGAGCCAGATCACTGACCTGCAGGCCCAGCTGGAAGAGGCCACAAAGGAGAAGCAGGAGATCCAAGAAAAG CTTCATTCACTGCAGAGCCAGCTAGAGTTCCAAGAACAGTCCATGGTGGAAAAGTCTCTTGTGAGTCGTCAAGAGGCCAAGATCCGTGAGCTGGAGACCAAGCTGGAGTACGAGAGGACACAGATCAAACGCTTGGAG AGCCTGGTGGGTCGCCTAAAGGAGAATCTCGAAAAGATGACAGAAGAGAGAAACCAGCACATTGCTGCagaaaacagggagaaagaacAGAATAAGCGAATGCAGAGGCAGATAAGGGACACTAAGGAAGAAATGGCAGAGCTGTCCAAGAAGGAGGGCGAGGCGAGCCGGAAGAAGCACGAGCTG GAAATGGACATCGAGAGCTTAGAGGCAGCAAATCAGAGCTTGCAAGTGGACCTTAAGCTGGCCTTCAAGAGGATAGGAGACCTGCAGGCTGCTATCGAGGATGAGATGGAGAGCGATGACAATGATGACTTAATCAACAG TTTGCAAGACATGGtgacaaaatatcagaaaagaaagaacaaaac TGGggatgagacagaaacagattcAGAGGTGGAGGACCGTGTGGATGGGGTTAAGTCTTGGCTCTCGAAGAACAAAGGCTCCACCAAGACTCTGTCAGATGAGGGAAGCCTGAAGAGCACCAG ATATTCAGCAAATGCAGATGTCAAGGAGGTGAAAGAAGGTAAGGAGAAGATGAATGACAGCAGTAAAGATGGGAAAGAAGTAGAGCAGAGCAGGTCGGTGTCTGTCATGAGTTCCCTAAGCTACAGGAAGCGTTCCAACCTGAAAGATTCCATAGGGGGGACAGGAGATGAGAGCTCCCTGTTTAGCACTCTCAAAGAACAGCCTGACATGCCAGACCATGCCTCCATTCGTAAAGCCAAGTCTAAGTCTGGAGAGCTCCAGGAGGATTGGAAGAGGAGCCAGACACAGGAAGACTTAGACGACAAAGGCTCTGTCATCTCCTTGGCCTATTCTGAGGCCACCAGCAGAGCCAGGAAGGGCCTGGAGTCCCGCTGGACCTCCCGCAGCAGCCCCGAATTTGATAAGGAGTCCATGGTGTCATCTGTCGCTCCCAGCAGAATGTCTACCAGGAGGGGCATGTTGGACATGGATGATGACAATAAGTCAACTATCAGTAGCGTGAGCCGCTCTAGCCCCCGATCGCTGCGCCGCAGCACTTCTTGGAAAGACGACAGACGCAGTAGCTCACGCCTGTCCCTTGCTCACAGCTGTGGCCTCAGTGAATTTGGCCTGCatgtagatgatgatgatgatgatgatgatgatgatggcaagAGTGCAGCTTTCAGTGAAGGGGGCACTTCATCTTATAGTCCCCGCTCCCTCAGTCGCAGCTTTTCCACCCCTGCTCAACCACGCCCCTCAGATGGCAACCACACAGATATatctgaaattaaaacagtCACCCACCGCAACTACTTAGATCCTGACTTGGAGGCTGCAATCAATGAGGTGCTGAGCTTCAAACCCATTAAATTCAAGCGCAGCAAATTAGACGAGTccagtgaggaagaggatgagaaGAAAGCACCAGGAAGTGAGGACAGtaggaggaggggagaagacGAGGGGCTTGGCTGCAGCACATCCAGCCTGACACGCTCTGCATCAGGCTCTGCTCTGGACTACAGCAATCGGCCTTCCAGCACCCTGAGTACCAGCAGCTCCCGAAGTCGCAAAGATAAAAAGAGTAAAGTCTCTCCATCAGacgactcctcctcctcagatgaTCGTCACAACAGAAAGAGCTcgagcaagaagaagaagggcaAGAAGTCCAAGAAGAAATCTAATAAGAAGCAAAGCGAATCTGAGgattcctcttcctcctcagagtcgtcagactcctcctcctccgactCAACCATCTCCTACCGCAGCTCCAGTAGTGTTAAAAGGGGCCCCAAAGCCCcatctgatgatgatgaaaaggaGCTTGCAGGACGTGGGCCATCTAGCAAGAAGGAATccaagaagaagcagaagaagatgGATAGCTTGGTGATGAAGTATCTCTACAGGCCTGACAGTGACTGA